One window from the genome of Kluyveromyces marxianus DMKU3-1042 DNA, complete genome, chromosome 3 encodes:
- the SRB7 gene encoding Srb7p, producing the protein MTDRLTQLQICLDQMMEQFCGAVNYIDKNHGFEPSNETEEQMSDPQAHVVEEKEFDKNIDELTTDIILKTRQIMALIDSLPGVDVSAQEQLHRIDSLQKQLVKMENEKIKAIKRKDALLEKVRFLIEDFTVGINGSKAAFQAQS; encoded by the coding sequence ATGACGGACAGGCTTACTCAGTTACAAATATGTTTAGACCAAATGATGGAACAGTTCTGCGGAGCAGTAAACTACATCGACAAGAATCATGGATTTGAACCAAGTaatgaaacagaagaacaaatgTCTGATCCTCAGGCCCATGTTgtagaagagaaggaattTGATAAAAACATAGATGAGTTAACAACAGATATAATACTCAAGACTAGGCAAATAATGGCCCTGATAGATTCTCTACCGGGAGTAGATGTATCGGCACAGGAACAATTACATCGAATTGATTCTCTACAGAAGCAGTTGGTTAAAAtggaaaacgaaaagatcAAAGCCATTAAAAGAAAGGATGCccttttggaaaaagtGAGGTTTTTAATTGAAGATTTCACTGTTGGAATTAATGGTTCAAAAGCCGCATTCCAAGCTCAAAGCTGA
- the VMA22 gene encoding Vma22p — MSRDDLYLRLIKKLAEYDSLLEQLQSSFQDGFHHLSRANYHNKDTLRGTYGRDYWDETYTGHRYVSIDGKHRIQEIAEPEYKEDQEEEAIPEKQDTEASHKLRKRKQRKTLLEKAKKNPIYMFGGALSTPMSLRQSQSSFNSSFPVIYKLIELRYELNALLDQISPSV; from the coding sequence ATGAGCAGAGATGATTTGTACCTTCGGCTGATAAAAAAACTCGCAGAATATGATTCTTTACTAGAGCAATTGCAATCCAGTTTTCAAGACGGTTTCCACCATCTTAGTAGGGCAAACTACCATAATAAGGATACTTTAAGAGGAACATATGGTAGAGATTATTGGGATGAAACATATACAGGTCATAGATATGTTTCGATCGACGGAAAGCATAGGATCCAAGAGATTGCAGAACCGGAGTAtaaagaagatcaagaggaagaagctATTCCAGAGAAACAAGATACTGAAGCGTCCCATAAActaagaaaaaggaaacagagaaaaaCGTTATTGGAGAAAGCCAAAAAGAATCCTATCTACATGTTTGGAGGTGCATTATCTACTCCGATGTCTCTAAGACAGTCACAATCGTCATTTAATTCGTCTTTTCCAGTCATTTATAAGCTTATTGAGCTTCGATACGAACTTAATGCACTCTTAGATCAAATATCACCAAGCGTATGA
- the GIC2 gene encoding Gic2p — MNVPQIKSIWIDEDDETEKLYGLQAHQFMDSDDENELGVVMINSDKPVLSNRKNIDLPPLPPNAYKDSSSKSSFLKKKKSLLKLFQNKSSKEESPKLKISVPFGFSHISHADSRAGFDVPDPSPSSSSSHTRNASHSQLQNIPEGSAVRTDSINEQTASMAKVFVTDAIPYTHQGLLSRASSAKRSSVGSSMYSNPRITSTSTMATSLLNDSNMRSISKLTTLEKTHLKHKYSKSESSDLDVEFLKNYQFPTLLEEQSILHVSTPEMNTKKDKFQWESPANSTDLLETMLLDDMKMVSRRSATSKQSLKRNSDPIMTPILKPSEYLDSPRTRRSVDDVLLCYLQPSDAGSSLEETSSEFSFARNSKLYYKSNV; from the coding sequence ATGAACGTCCCTCAGATCAAATCCATCTGgattgatgaagatgacgaaacAGAGAAGCTATATGGCTTACAGGCCCATCAATTCATGgattctgatgatgaaaacgaACTTGGCGTCGTTATGATTAATAGTGATAAACCTGTCTTAAGCAACAGGAAAAATATTGATCTACCTCCACTACCTCCAAACGCTTACAAAGATTCCTCGAGTAAAAGTtcgttcttgaagaagaaaaagagtcttttgaaattgtttcAGAATAAATCGTCCAAGGAGGAATCTCCTAAACTGAAGATATCCGTTCCTTTTGGCTTCAGTCACATATCACATGCAGATTCCAGAGCCGGGTTTGACGTACCAGAtccatcaccatcatcatcgtcttcacACACACGTAATGCATCTCATAGCCAATTGCAAAACATACCGGAGGGATCAGCAGTAAGAACTGATTCTATTAATGAACAAACAGCTTCGATGGCTAAAGTATTTGTTACAGATGCCATTCCATATACTCACCAGGGCTTACTCTCTAGAGCTTCATCAGCTAAGCGCTCTTCAGTTGGATCAAGCATGTACTCTAATCCAAGAATTACCTCTACATCTACCATGGCAACCTCTTTATTGAATGATTCAAACATGCGTTCAATTTCAAAGCTAACCACATTGGAGAAAACTCATTTAAAACACAAGTATTCTAAGTCCGAATCTAGTGATTTAGATGTCgagttcttgaagaattacCAGTTCCCAACATTGTTAGAAGAGCAATCAATTCTTCATGTTTCAACACCGGAGATgaatacaaagaaagataaaTTCCAATGGGAATCTCCAGCAAACTCTACAGATTTGTTGGAAACAATGTTGTTAGACGATATGAAAATGGTTAGTAGAAGGTCGGCAACATCCAAACAATCATTGAAGAGAAATTCTGACCCAATCATGACCCCCATTTTGAAACCATCTGAGTACTTAGACTCGCctagaacaagaagatctGTTGATGACGTCCTATTATGCTACTTACAACCTAGTGATGCTGGCTCGTCATTGGAAGAAACATCTAGTGAGTTCTCTTTTGCCAGAAACTCAAAGCTTTACTATAAATCGAATGTATGA
- the RPP1 gene encoding RNA-binding RNA processing protein RPP1, whose amino-acid sequence MLVDLNVPWPQKDFNSPPSSKDIKLLQNTLATLHTLGYTHVAINFTVNQQDKFPSTLKEMNPINLTLFDEFVKSTGIKLYSRITIIIDDLSKGQPLTKICQAYDIVAALPISEKAVTLAASNLDIDILSFSYDKRLPTLLKHHTMGGCIKRGVKVEIVYANALRDIRTRKQFVSNVKSVIRTCRNRGIVISSGATTPLECRNVISVASLLNFIGLPNDKCGKAMGELASLVLLNGRLRNKSYKQVVCIGNEDVVNEDLSEHGSYKIVKRKLSEKTDPASNKRVKD is encoded by the coding sequence ATGTTAGTTGACTTGAACGTCCCGTGGCCCCAGAAGGATTTCAATTCCCCTCCTTCCTCAAAAGACATTAAATTACTTCAGAACACATTAGCGACGCTACATACCCTAGGATATACACATGTGGCGATTAACTTTACCGTGAATCAACAAGACAAGTTTCCATCTACTCTAAAAGAGATGAATCCCATTAATCTAACATTATTTGATGAGTTTGTAAAATCAACGGGAATAAAACTTTACTCCAGAATCACTATTATAATCGATGATCTATCAAAGGGACAACCATTGACTAAAATTTGTCAAGCATATGACATAGTTGCAGCACTTCCGATAAGTGAGAAGGCGGTGACCCTCGCTGCATCAAATCTTGATATCGATAtactctctttctcttacGACAAAAGACTTCCAACTCTCTTAAAGCACCATACAATGGGTGGTTGTATCAAAAGAGGAGTAAAGGTAGAAATAGTGTATGCCAATGCTCTAAGGGACATAAGGACTCGTAAGCAATTTGTGTCAAATGTCAAGAGTGTTATTAGAACATGTAGGAACAGGGGTATTGTCATTAGCAGTGGTGCAACAACTCCACTAGAGTGCCGTAACGTCATCAGTGTAGCCAGTCTACTCAACTTCATTGGACTACCGAATGACAAATGCGGAAAAGCTATGGGAGAGCTTGCTAGTTTGGTACTTCTAAATGGAAGATTAAGGAACAAGAGTTACAAACAGGTCGTTTGTATCGGTAATGAAGATGTGGTGAATGAAGATCTATCGGAACATGGCTCCTACAAAATTGTTAAGAGAAAACTTTCTGAAAAAACAGATCCGGCTAGCAACAAAAGGGTCAAAGACTGA
- the SUM1 gene encoding Sum1p, which produces MASNSAMTGEVSEIEVDVGVALKKQESVIDALSKKVVQMESVLPGADEVVQKSIESVVSSLKNLSHNQQVLEAKFEDLLKNQANSDAAINDLSAEVSKISKIVAEQQQLLQNGINLDSSAGGAGTLSLSSSGGYGNISPPHRGPGRPPKKASSILANGERRAKLPFPTDHISKSKRFFVDPDKEKSSHVEDPFDHGETSNTTPQEPKKRRGRPSKKASTWDAQNASSSSVSKRGHKESTPSESSSAHAPKYTTSRRKSQRIKPGSTQQYDEQSDLSSSFSGASDNETQDDDNGTAAADDSEEAAARKQKELERRRDERERMLVTMKYSDRNVTRNFMELNKDLFMAMKQEERKKRMTAIQFDNGVPLGKYQLSNKPIEPLAVSKIPFSLSQSSELQSPLPKMPESAQSTTANSGISDDHISNQPDSAGSNTNTGSSTQDNVSRGNNEGDGNHTQQSNSPSIAGSRGYSSEAPKRSSSTFDEQSKTSKDLEGPRKVKILSILNNEGSPEVKKELDSNAPQGGEIDANNSSPASADSSGIFAGNLSISYLNNNEPPRKKRLLSVNDRRKMSKMIPMLPEKKDKRGRPSSNNQSQENAASLLMSSPVELYCREGFFYRKGSTVPITAGEYLDLKFRHKEEELIKLTMHEEDYAELTRQDRINAYFLKPDVEIESSMACQVLSNVILTERYVNSLEYFLMEFRWENRLVSLGLKLRESKRTWQRRKALFALFEFWRDKSKDKRGFKNYTLLHAIKEMENYRVFINRSVSWFYNHITLLKMILFDLCDNTSTHWREWMFARGSELPIVGENGVTVTTINREIDNMLVLDFLEDGSRNSHKKSSNIPYKENSEGPPEESVEAEEKKEPVVYVQTMGGSQRDTATEEVENSKQSTEGPDESEEPQAQSTNVEEQQTEKEKQVDSAANDTVTTTPAENNELKEPSQQEPLPEEHS; this is translated from the coding sequence ATGGCTAGCAATAGTGCGATGACAGGAGAAGTGAGTGAGATCGAAGTTGATGTTGGGGTagcattgaagaagcaggAGAGTGTGATTGATGCGCTTTCGAAAAAAGTAGTGCAGATGGAATCTGTGTTACCTGGTGCTGATGAAGTTGTGCAGAAAAGTATCGAGTCAGTAGTTTCgagtttgaagaacttgtcgCACAACCAACAAGTTTTGGAGGCCAAGTTCGAGGACCTTTTAAAGAATCAGGCTAATTCTGATGCAGCTATCAATGATTTGAGTGCTGAAGTCAGTAAGATCAGCAAAATAGTTGCTGAGCAACAGCAGTTGTTGCAAAATGGGATTAATTTGGATTCTTCAGCTGGAGGTGCAGGTACATTATCGTTGTCGTCGTCTGGTGGATACGGCAACATCTCCCCTCCACATAGAGGGCCTGGTAGACCACCAAAGAAGGCGAGCTCCATTCTGGCTAATGGTGAGAGGCGTGCAAAACTACCGTTTCCCACGGATCATATTTCAAAGTCGAAAAGGTTTTTCGTTGATCCAGATAAGGAAAAGTCATCTCACGTGGAAGATCCATTCGATCATGGTGAAACGTCTAATACTACACCGCAGGAaccaaaaaagagaagggGTAGACCTTCTAAAAAGGCATCGACATGGGACGCGCAAAACGcgtcttcttcctctgtTTCTAAAAGGGGTCACAAGGAAAGTACACCTTCTGAAAGTTCAAGCGCACATGCCCCAAAATATACTACGTCTAGACGTAAGTCCCAAAGGATAAAACCTGGATCCACACAACAGTACGATGAGCAATCAGATCTCTCGTCTTCGTTTTCGGGTGCTTCCGATAATGAAACGCAGGACGATGACAATGGAACGGCGGCAGCTGACGACTCAGAAGAAGCCGCTGCAAGAAAACAGAAGgaacttgaaagaagaagggatGAAAGGGAAAGAATGCTTGTCACGATGAAGTATAGCGATCGTAATGTGACAAGAAATTTCATGGAATTGAACAAAGATCTTTTCATGGCAATGaagcaagaagagagaaaaaagagaatgacTGCCATTCAGTTCGATAATGGTGTACCTTTAGGCAAATATCAGCTTTCAAACAAGCCCATTGAACCTTTAGCAGTCTCGAAGATTCCATTCTCTCTGTCTCAATCTTCTGAACTTCAGTCACCACTGCCAAAAATGCCAGAATCCGCACAATCTACCACAGCAAACTCTGGCATTTCTGATGACCATATTTCCAATCAACCTGACAGTGCTGGATCAAATACTAACACCGGCAGTTCTACACAAGATAATGTTAGTAGAGGCAATAACGAAGGTGACGGTAATCATACACAGCAATCCAATTCGCCCAGTATTGCAGGTTCTAGAGGTTACTCTAGTGAAGctccaaaaagaagttccTCTACGTTTGATGAACAATCTAAAACCTCTAAAGACTTGGAAGGTCCCCGTAAGGTGAAAATATTATCTATTTTAAACAATGAGGGGTCCCCTGAAGTTAAAAAGGAATTAGACAGTAATGCCCCTCAAGGTGGTGAAATAGATGCCAATAATAGTTCACCAGCATCTGCAGACTCCTCTGGAATTTTTGCAGGGAACTTAAGTATTTCTTATCTCAATAATAATGAACCACCTAGAAAAAAGAGACTGTTGAGCGTTAACGACCGTCGCAAGATGAGCAAAATGATTCCGATGCTTcctgaaaagaaagataaaAGAGGAAGACCAAGTTCAAATAATCAATCTCAAGAAAATGCAGCATCACTATTGATGTCATCTCCTGTAGAACTATATTGTCGTGAGGGATTCTTTTATAGAAAGGGATCTACTGTGCCAATTACAGCTGGAGAATATTTGGATTTGAAGTTCAGACacaaggaagaagaattgatcaAGCTAACAATGCACGAAGAAGATTACGCAGAACTAACCAGACAGGATCGAATCAATGCATATTTCCTCAAACCTGATGTGGAAATAGAATCATCTATGGCATGCCAAGTATTATCCAATGTCATTTTGACTGAAAGGTATGTTAATTCTTTAGAGTACTTTTTGATGGAATTCCGCTGGGAAAATAGATTAGTTAGTTTGGGCTTGAAGCTCAGAGAATCGAAGAGGACATGGCAGAGACGGAAGGCATTATTTGCGCTCTTTGAGTTCTGGAGAGATAAATCGAAGGACAAGAGAGGATTCAAAAACTACACATTATTACATGCCATCAAAGAGATGGAAAATTACAGAGTCTTTATCAACAGGTCAGTGTCATGGTTCTACAATCATATTACCCTACTAAAAATGATTCTATTTGACCTATGTGATAACACAAGTACCCACTGGAGAGAATGGATGTTCGCTAGGGGATCGGAACTTCCAATTGTTGGTGAAAATGGCGTTACTGTTACAACCATTAATAGAGAAATAGACAATATGTTGGTTCTCGACTTCCTAGAAGATGGTTCAAGAAATAGTCACAAGAAGTCAAGTAACATTCCttacaaagaaaatagTGAGGGTCCACCTGAAGAATCTgtagaagcagaagaaaagaaagaacccGTAGTGTATGTGCAAACTATGGGGGGTTCCCAAAGAGACACCGCCACAGAAGAAGTAGAGAATTCTAAACAGAGTACAGAGGGTCCAGATGAATCCGAAGAACCCCAAGCTCAGAGTACTAATGTTGAAGAGCAACAgacagagaaagaaaagcaagTTGATAGCGCAGCCAATGACACTGTGACTACTACCCCAGCGGAAAATAATGAATTAAAGGAACCTTCTCAACAAGAACCATTGCCTGAAGAACATTCATAA